Proteins found in one Candidatus Woesearchaeota archaeon genomic segment:
- the eif1A gene encoding translation initiation factor eIF-1A: protein MRYQAPSEEEQIARIKLPKSPQVFGLVEQRCGGSRMKVKCLDGKERLCRIPGKLKKRLWVREGDIVIVEPWEFEGDEKGDVVYKYRPVQVAWLKRNNYLTYLEDLDEF, encoded by the coding sequence ATGAGATACCAAGCACCTAGTGAAGAAGAACAAATCGCACGTATTAAACTACCCAAATCACCTCAAGTGTTTGGGTTAGTGGAGCAGCGTTGCGGTGGTTCTCGTATGAAGGTGAAGTGTCTTGATGGTAAAGAGCGTCTTTGCCGTATTCCTGGAAAACTCAAAAAACGGTTATGGGTTCGCGAAGGCGATATTGTTATTGTTGAGCCTTGGGAGTTTGAAGGTGATGAGAAGGGAGACGTTGTGTATAAATACCGTCCGGTTCAAGTTGCTTGGCTTAAGAGAAATAATTATTTAACGTATCTTGAAGACTTGGATGAGTTCTAA